In Cyclobacteriaceae bacterium, the DNA window AAACTGGAAGAGATCTTTGGTGGCACGATGAAATGAAGAAAGTTACCACAGATTGTAAAGCAGAAGAGATGGACGCAGAAGACCTGCTTTTCATCTTATATACTTCTGGGTCCACTGGTAAACCGAAAGGTATGGTACACACGTGTGGAGGTTATATGGTTCAGGTGAATTATACCTTCAGGACTGTATTTCAATATCAACCGGGTCAGATTTATTGGTGTACAGCAGATATCGGATGGGTAACAGGTCATTCTTATCTTCTTTACGGTCCCCTCTCTTCAGGAGCCACCACTATAATTTTTGAGGGCGTTCCTTCATGGCCTGATCTTGGAAGATTCTGGCAGGTTATCGAACGGCATAAGGTTAATATTTTCTATACAGCACCCACGGCTATACGTTCGTTGCAACAGGGATCACTGGATATTATAAAGAAGCATGATCTGTCATCATTAAAAGTTCTGGGATCTGTAGGTGAACCGATCAATGAGGAGGCATGGCAATGGTATTATAAGAACATAGGAAATGAGAATTGTCCTATTGTTGACACGTGGTGGCAAACGGAAACGGGTGGAATCATGATTTCTCCGATTGCGAATGTTACTAAACTTAAACCTGCGTTTGCTTCATTCCCTTTGCCTGGGATCCAGCCGGCAGTGATGGATGAGAAGGGAAATGAATTAAAAGGGAACGGCATTGAAGGCAGGCTTGCGATTAAATTCCCATGGCCATCCATTGCCAGAACTATTTATGGAAATCATCAGCGATTTACTGAAACATATTTTTCAACTTTTCCGGGAAAGTATTTTACCGGAGATGGATGCAAGCGTGATGAAGAAGGTTATTACAGAATTACAGGAAGGGTAGATGATATCATTATTGTGTCAGGTCATAATATGGGGACGGCTGAAGTGGAAAATGCAATTGATGAGCATAAAAATGTTTGCGAAACGGCAGTGGTCGGTTACCCGCATGATATCAAAGGGCAAGGGATTTATGCTTTTGTAACATGCTACAAGAAGCCCGAGGATGAAGAGCAACTTCGTAAAGAAATACGTGACATTGTGTCAAA includes these proteins:
- the acs gene encoding acetate--CoA ligase — encoded protein: MSMEVVSTESDYSKVYQKSIENPEKFWSEVANDFVWKKRWDTVMEWDFNKAEVKWFSGAKLNITENCIDRHLPSHGDKTAIIWEPGDPKDEAKKITYKELHENVCRVGNMLKSVGVKKGDRVCIYMPMVPELAYAVLGCARIGAVHSVVFAGFSAGSLADRINDSGCKIVLTADGAFRGDKKIDLKRIVDEAIEKCPSIEKVIVLERTSSKPAFKTGRDLWWHDEMKKVTTDCKAEEMDAEDLLFILYTSGSTGKPKGMVHTCGGYMVQVNYTFRTVFQYQPGQIYWCTADIGWVTGHSYLLYGPLSSGATTIIFEGVPSWPDLGRFWQVIERHKVNIFYTAPTAIRSLQQGSLDIIKKHDLSSLKVLGSVGEPINEEAWQWYYKNIGNENCPIVDTWWQTETGGIMISPIANVTKLKPAFASFPLPGIQPAVMDEKGNELKGNGIEGRLAIKFPWPSIARTIYGNHQRFTETYFSTFPGKYFTGDGCKRDEEGYYRITGRVDDIIIVSGHNMGTAEVENAIDEHKNVCETAVVGYPHDIKGQGIYAFVTCYKKPEDEEQLRKEIRDIVSKIIGPIAKPDKIQFVPGLPKTRSGKIMRRILRKVAEGDTANLGDTTTLLDPSIVEEIRRGALG